tattacactctcttatcttagatttaacatagatccaaaactatttagtttcatatcaaacttacttaatagaagttgtagagttcaaaatctagtttccaaaaaAGCTGATTTttcaatttttggaatttcctacaattttctattgaatttacaagtcagcaacatcactcacatgaaataacaagcactcaTTTaattctattttaaacacaacACAAATCATatattttcataacatggtcacaaaacaagagtgatagagtttgaaataaggattcgggtccaactagttttacatttttttgaattttctatgatttcctaggaattttcaaagttcagcacattgaaaaggagaaagaatcaGAATCTTTCATATAGACCCTCAGAAAAAGTTGGAGCTTCACAAATATGCccttctgccatggccggccggggcaagctcggtCTTGGCTCAAATCCAGCGAGGGAAGGGCTCGGATGGCAAGGGGAATggggtggggagtgagagggcactGAGACGCACCCGTTTAAGGCCTTGATcgggcttggggaggtcggAAAGAGGGTCGCCGGCGTGGAGCCGAATGGCGGCGGTGCGGTGGTGCTgggagcagagctccggcgagggagaggcgcaAGGGGGTAGGGAGctagcttcaggaggtcccggggcagctacttatagggaggagaagataagggaggggcgcaaggccgagggccacggcggcgtggaggggtCGGCCGCACATATGGctcgagcgggcggcggcaggcgcGTGGTGGCGTGAGGAGAGgccacgggggcgggctagggtggagagcagggctagggcggcgcctgGGAGTGAGGGGGGGGGCAAGGGGGCTGCACTGCAGTGGTCGGAAAccgaggaacggcggcggcggcgcaagaacagaggagcagaaggactgccagaggaagaagaagggtggagggcgccaaggacttgattgcaaattacaaaaactttaagggcctgaaagtaaagctaaatttcccgctgttacagggttctaatggaaaaatggccaaaatagaaaatgtgtaacttttcaagctctacaacattgctttagggtttgaattcaaaaactcaaagtatacatatttattttgataacttggactaaatttgaactttATAAAAGTTTTGTCCTTCCCAAAGTAAAACTCACATACTTTTAGACTTACatgcaagttttcaaaactgtcatgatgactaacatttttacatataaatccctagtaaactttaaaagttacttttgcaactcatacatcttgcacaaaaggactcatatttttataaaattacacataaggtcttatttctacaattacatccaaccttatacatttcaacacatgcattacatttcataacctattatggtacaatttgacacctagggtgtcacagataCATCCTTATTTCCCTTTAGAGAGTGCACAAATGACCTCATcctgaaaaaaataaaatatggttAGTTAATATCATATAAAGCATCTTTTTTCACCACCTTCTTATATCTGCACTTCTTACAAAACGAACAGTACTTGAGATTTTCATTGTTCTTCCAAAATAACATGCAATTGTTCTCACACATATGGATTTTTTGATACGGCATCTCTAAACCAGCTAACAgcttctttgagtagtaaaagtctttcgggaacttgtgaggtttcggaagcatgtccaacattaagtcaacaagatcattgtaaCAACTTACTGAAAAGTTATACTTGGACTTTATAGCCATTAACCGTGTCACAGCAAAAGGCTGTGATAAAGTAGTGGCCCCCATATAATGGTTCTTTTGATAACGCAAGCATACCAAAATATTCTGGTACCTCAGCAGCATTCTCAAtctgttggacaaaatcatccatcattgcatccatcctatcttcGTTTTCCTCAAAGCTATCAACTAGGTTGTATGGCTCATACTCCTGTGACTCCCCATGCTCATACCACCTCTCATAATTCGGCATGAAACCAAAATTGCATAGGTgacgctccatatcaatcttgacttgacgagaacaattctgacacttgttacatgaatactttgccaaaccaccgccaggagacaaggaaaatatatgatcaacaaaagcttgtgtgttgaccatccactctcgcgtaggcattccattacttgtccaaccatcatacatccaacttcgatcatctctcattttctcaaactagccACTTCATAACAAAAGTGAGAAATGTTACTTCATTAACGATACTAAGCAAACAATAATTATCAAGAAAATGTAACACAAATATTTTAAGAGTAATACAAGTTTCTGGCATTAGAGTAATGGACAACAATGCATCACTAAATTTAATAGTTATTCAGTCAGTTCGAAACTAGCAGGAAAGAGAACGGGTAGGCATACCTGTGGGCAGCGGTGGGCCGCGGGGCACGGCGTGGGCCCTCGAGGGCGGCGACGGTTGCCTGCGGGGCGGCAGCGGGCCGCGGGGGCATGGCGTGGGGCCCGAGGGTGGAGGCAGGCCACGGGGCCATGGCGTGGGGCTTGGGGCGCGGTGGGCCTCGGTGCCGCGGCGTGGGAcctcgggggcggcggcggttctCGGGGCCGCGGCATGGGACCTTAGGGGGCGGCGAGGGCTCGCGGGGCACCGGTGGGCCGCGGGGCGTCAGCGGGCCGCGGTGCCGCGGCGTGGGACCTCGCTCGAGGGCGTCGGCGGGCCGCGCGGCGTCGGCGGGCCGCGGTGCTGCGGCGTGGGATCTCAGGGCGGCGCGGCTTAGGGGCCGCGAGGCCGCGGGGCAGACGTGCACGCGGCCACGGGCAGATGTGCACGCGGCCACGGGCAGAGCTGCGCGGGGGCCCGCGTGGCAGAGgggcgtggggcggcggcggcggcggccgcgggccgCGGGGGCCGTGCGTGCGCAAGGTGGCGAGGGCCGCGGGGCCGAGCCAcgcggggccgccgccgcggcggtggcggcaggcccgggggcggtggcggcgggggcgggggcggtggcggccgggcgcgggggcggagaAGTGTGTGTGCGTGCCTAGAACGACATCCAAATCACGCTATTAGGGTacctatattttcgtcggcctagcgggccgacgaaattaggactattttcatcggcctagggcaggccgacgaaaatatgctCTTTGTTTCTTCGGCTAGGGCctagccgatgaaaatacgaaGCTTTTTTCGTCGGCCTACGCTGGGCCGACGGAAACAAGTTCTAATTTTGTCGGCTTGTGTTGGCTGACAAAATAAACGAGTTATTTTCATCGGCTTGtttttggccgacgaaattgagcGGCTTTGGTGTAGTGTTATATCCAGATATCCTGCAAGTTAGCATGGGGTTCAAGATCTCCAGTCCACTCCTCCACTTTGATAGACACTCCCTCCTTGTGCAAATTGATGGAATACAAGCCAGCAAGATCCTTCACTTTTTTGTTGGGAGGAAATCTAACCAAATAGCACCAGTCATCTAATTGTGTGACTTGATAAGGCCAATCAGGATTAAAACTAACAGCCAGCTCTTTGACTAGTCCATCCTTGGTGATCTCTCCTGTATCTATGTAGACCTCTCCACAGTTACTTACATAAATCATTAGTTGATCTTGCACTTTTGGAACCTCAACATGATAAAAACCTAGACCACATGCAGCACTTCCAATATACCTAGCATTCAAGTGATCTTTCACTTTGATAGGGCATTCCTCCACAACATGTTCAGATTCTCTACAGATAAAGCAGATCTTTGATTTTGTGCAATTGGCCTTATGATGGCCAGGCACCCCACAATTGTAACATACCACATCTACATAAGCCTCCTCCTTCTCAGGTTTAGTAGTCTTACCATCAGTAGCAGATGAGGATCCTCCAGACGCTTCCTTCTTCAGTTGATCTGCCCCTTTGGTGGTATTGTTTCCTCCCTATGTTAGCAAAAATCAATTCTTAAAAAAAATTGCAAGAATTGCTTATTTTCAACTCCCTGAAGCATTTTGTCGCTTGCTACGCCCTTCCTCATCTCTGGGTGCCTAGGTATCCATTGCAAGCCTTTCCTTAATTGGTTCGAGTTGGGCGCTACTGATTCTGTTGTCTATTTCGATCCAGCCCTGTATTCATCTGCGAACCAGGATGGTGATATGGATGGAAGTTCTGCTGAAAACCAGGCTCCTCATAGTAAAACTGCGGTGGTGGATACTCTGAGTATGGAGTCCATGCCGGTGGCGGCCATCCTCCACCACCTCTCCCTctcgctctccctctcccccaaTCTGCCATTAGCACTCTCGACTGAATCTGCTTGAGCCGAGGCTTGTGCCTAGTCCCCCACAGCTCTTGGCTCAAACTGATGAACTGGGTTGTTTCAGATGATCTCCAGGAGAGACCGGGTGGCAATCTTCCTTAGTGAACTTCCTCAGTGAACTTCGCTCGTGGATGGGGGGAGGCAGGTGGAGCTCGCGGTGGCGGCGCACCTGGGATTTCCCACAACTGCCCTAAGAATTCCTCTATTCGCCCTCCTCTGCAGTTGGGCCCTGTTGGTCAGGCCTTGTTGTCTTCCACCTCCGAGTTTGAAAGCCACTTTTTGGCTTCCCGCTTCTTCTTCCCTGCCCCACCCCCTCCTCCAGAAATGGCGGTTCAGGGGATCTCGAATCAGCATCGAAGACCAACCGAGGCGATTGGATCGCCGCTAGTTGCTGTGAGGAGGCACGAACGGAGGAAGGCGCTGACCTGTGATCTGCACCTCTCTCTTCCTCGGCGCCCGCTTCGCCTTCATGACCTCGATCATCTCCTACAAATTGACCACCACGGGCCCGCGAGGAGGGGAGAACGACTCCTCCACCTCCTCGGGATCCTCCGATGGAAGGATGTTGAAATCGAGTCGGGGCGGAGGAGTCCGGCGAGGTGGTGTCGTCTGCGGTGAGGCTGTCACCAAGTGGCCTGCTCTCATATTTTCCTAATTTTCTAAATACATTGCGTTTCGACGTACTTGCCGTCAGCATCCTTCTTTAATTTGCatcttctttctttctctccATCCTTTTTTCCCTTGCCTTTTCTCTTTTGAACAGCCGCAACGCCTTTGCTTGGATTCGTTTTCTCCTCTTCTTTTTTTGCGGCACAGAAGGTCACAATCCGGAGTTTGTTTTCTGCATGCTCCGAGCTATACTTCCTTGGGCGCCAGTTTTGAGCTGAATGATAATCGAGAGCCTGATTGTGAACAAGAAAACACGCTAGGAATCAGTTCAATGAAAACCTTTAGTGGAGGGGCAACTTCTAAAGAAAAATTCTGACAGTAGGTTCAAATTTTTACttaaacttaaattcttttaaacaATATGAATTGAGTAAGTATCCTGCATTAACTAAACAATTCGTGATGGAATAGACCACTGTCGTTGCCCATGACGTCACTAGATTTTTTTTCTCCAGCTAACGTGTTCTAGTTTTTGTCATTTCCATGTGTAGCCCACGTGTCAACATCACATTTCTACGAGAAATAAATCAACATATCCCCCAAATTAAATTCAAAGTCCTAAATTCAACGGCATACTTACCACACCGCCAC
The sequence above is drawn from the Panicum hallii strain FIL2 chromosome 7, PHallii_v3.1, whole genome shotgun sequence genome and encodes:
- the LOC112899445 gene encoding laforin-like, translated to MAWGLGRGGPRCRGVGPRGRRRFSGPRHGTLGGGEGSRGTGGPRGVSGPRCRGVGPRSRASAGRAASAGRGAAAWDLRAARLRGREAAGQTCTRPRADVHAATGRAARGPAWQRGVGRRRRRPRAAGADGDMDGSSAENQAPHSKTAVVDTLSMESMPVAAILHHLSLSLSLSPNLPLALSTESA